One window of the Runella slithyformis DSM 19594 genome contains the following:
- a CDS encoding transglutaminase family protein — protein MILNVSHQLFYTYSESVILEPHTFYLFPKAYPHQQIVSHTMTIDPLPVMLAQNIDAEGNYQHIAYFREVTSQLTVSVQMAVSSADFNLFEFVLFPFETERIPFLYPDPLRKFLQPYLVREGVTTYVEQYARQTAGGARWTTVAFLTALCRDISQNFMYERRDTGAPLLPEHTLIGRKGTCRDFAQLFVACCRGVGLAARFVSGYLYGNALQEHDLHAWAEVYLPGAGWRGFDPTDGKAVKNNHIYLASSADPMLVTPVSGVFRGKAKSSLRAEVSVGETL, from the coding sequence ATGATTCTGAACGTCAGTCATCAGCTGTTTTATACGTATTCCGAATCCGTCATTCTGGAACCGCATACGTTTTATCTGTTTCCCAAAGCGTATCCGCACCAGCAGATCGTCAGTCATACCATGACCATCGACCCGTTGCCTGTGATGTTGGCTCAAAATATTGACGCCGAAGGAAATTATCAGCATATTGCCTATTTTCGTGAAGTCACTTCACAATTGACCGTTTCGGTACAGATGGCGGTCAGCTCCGCCGACTTCAATCTGTTTGAGTTTGTCTTATTTCCTTTTGAAACCGAACGTATCCCTTTTCTCTATCCCGACCCACTCCGAAAATTTCTGCAACCCTATCTGGTACGGGAAGGAGTGACTACGTACGTAGAACAATATGCGCGGCAAACCGCTGGCGGGGCCCGTTGGACGACCGTCGCGTTTCTGACGGCCCTGTGTCGGGATATTTCTCAAAATTTTATGTATGAGCGCCGTGATACGGGAGCTCCCCTGCTGCCCGAGCATACGCTTATCGGGCGCAAAGGCACCTGCCGTGATTTTGCGCAGCTGTTTGTGGCCTGCTGCCGGGGGGTAGGGTTGGCGGCTCGTTTTGTGAGCGGTTACCTCTACGGCAATGCATTGCAGGAGCATGATCTTCATGCGTGGGCAGAAGTATATTTGCCAGGAGCAGGCTGGCGGGGTTTTGATCCTACTGACGGTAAAGCCGTCAAGAATAACCATATCTATCTAGCTTCATCTGCCGATCCTATGTTGGTCACCCCCGTTTCAGGGGTATTCAGAGGAAAGGCCAAATCGTCGCTTCGTGCGGAGGTCAGCGTTGGAGAAACGCTATAA
- a CDS encoding peptidase has translation MTYCLGIKVASGLVAIADTRLTSGTEVSTNKKISVHQLENHSLFIMTSGLRSVRDKAVTYFREVLEEQDHSFNKLYKAVNAFGQQVRRVANEDKEALDAAGLRFNLHAIVGGQLEDDGEHKLYLLYPEGNWVEVGETSPFFVIGNSNYGKPLLFRSLKYGSSLAEALKVGFLSFDSTRVSANDVDYPIDVVMYERDSFHVTEHRFQKDDLAHLSLQWSMLLQNSVQRLPNDWMDPVFEKVREKV, from the coding sequence ATGACCTATTGTCTTGGTATCAAAGTAGCTTCGGGCTTGGTGGCTATTGCCGACACACGGCTTACTTCGGGCACGGAGGTAAGTACCAATAAAAAAATATCAGTGCATCAATTGGAGAACCACTCGCTGTTTATCATGACATCGGGGCTGCGATCGGTACGTGATAAGGCAGTGACCTATTTTCGGGAAGTATTGGAAGAGCAGGACCACAGCTTTAATAAGCTGTACAAAGCCGTCAATGCCTTTGGGCAACAGGTGCGCCGGGTTGCCAATGAAGACAAAGAAGCACTGGATGCGGCCGGGTTGCGGTTTAATTTACATGCGATCGTAGGCGGACAATTGGAAGATGACGGCGAGCACAAGCTGTATCTGCTGTATCCTGAAGGCAATTGGGTAGAAGTGGGAGAGACTTCCCCGTTTTTTGTGATCGGAAACTCCAATTATGGGAAGCCGTTACTTTTCAGGAGTTTAAAGTACGGCTCCTCGCTTGCAGAAGCCCTGAAAGTGGGATTTTTATCGTTTGATTCGACCCGCGTAAGTGCCAATGATGTAGATTATCCGATTGATGTTGTGATGTATGAACGGGATAGTTTCCATGTGACCGAGCATCGTTTTCAGAAAGATGATCTGGCGCATTTATCGTTGCAATGGAGTATGTTGCTCCAAAACTCCGTTCAACGTTTACCCAATGATTGGATGGATCCTGTTTTTGAAAAAGTACGCGAAAAAGTCTAA
- a CDS encoding alpha-E domain-containing protein, producing MLSRVADSIYWMNRYIERAENYARFIGVNFNLAFDLPPNVNEQWEPLLIATADNFLFYQYYDEPSRENVINFMTFDKRNPNSIYSCLLLARENGRTIRECISKEMWENLNELYLWIKDVKPQAEWDLNHMQNFYTQVRNGTQLYYGVVDATITRNEAWHFGRLGRFMERADKTSRFLDVSYFTLLPDSDVTGSTLELVLWTAVLKSVSAYNMYRQQYQTLTPTHIVEFLILDKLFPRAMAHCIRQAELSLYEISGTPLTNRFSNQAEKMMGKLRSEIEFTEVEDIFRLGLHQYLDQFQIRGNEVSKSIYETYFDIKPVE from the coding sequence ATGTTAAGCCGCGTTGCCGATTCCATTTACTGGATGAATCGCTACATTGAGCGAGCCGAAAATTATGCCCGCTTTATTGGAGTCAATTTTAATTTGGCATTTGATTTGCCCCCCAACGTAAACGAACAGTGGGAGCCTCTTTTGATTGCAACTGCCGATAACTTCCTTTTCTATCAATACTACGACGAGCCTTCTCGCGAAAATGTCATTAATTTTATGACGTTCGATAAGCGAAATCCCAATTCCATTTACAGTTGTTTGTTGCTCGCCCGGGAAAACGGCCGTACCATTCGGGAGTGTATTTCGAAAGAAATGTGGGAAAATCTTAACGAACTTTATTTGTGGATTAAAGACGTAAAGCCGCAGGCTGAATGGGATCTGAACCACATGCAGAATTTTTATACGCAGGTGCGCAACGGTACGCAACTCTATTACGGAGTGGTGGATGCCACCATTACCCGCAATGAAGCCTGGCATTTTGGCCGATTGGGGCGCTTTATGGAGCGCGCCGACAAGACTTCGCGCTTTTTGGATGTTTCGTACTTTACCCTGCTTCCCGATTCTGACGTTACGGGCAGTACACTGGAGCTGGTTTTGTGGACCGCGGTGTTGAAATCTGTGAGTGCTTATAATATGTACCGCCAACAGTATCAGACACTTACGCCGACACATATTGTAGAATTTCTGATTTTGGATAAACTTTTTCCACGTGCAATGGCGCATTGTATTCGCCAGGCGGAGCTGTCGTTGTACGAGATATCCGGGACGCCCCTCACCAACCGTTTCAGTAATCAGGCGGAAAAAATGATGGGAAAACTACGTTCCGAAATTGAATTTACAGAAGTGGAAGATATTTTCAGATTAGGGCTGCACCAATACCTTGACCAGTTTCAGATCAGAGGAAACGAAGTGAGCAAAAGTATTTATGAGACCTATTTTGATATAAAACCTGTTGAGTAA
- a CDS encoding aldose epimerase family protein, protein MRPIAVSIISFCTLAYLFLSCGGSQQKAESTSADTMSTITKTTFGQLPDGQTADHFTLRNQKGTEIKITNYGGIITHWTAADKNGTFEDMVLGYDSLGGYLKASPFFGALVGRYGNRIGKAKFTLDGKTYTLAANNGPNSLHGGKVGFDKVIWEAKLSDDQKTLILTHTSKDGDEGFPGTLKAEVTYHLTEDNALEIEYTATTDKPTVINLTNHTYFNLTGGKRDVLGHQVQLNSDKFIPVDNTLIPTGQLQSVKGTPFDFLKPMEIGARIDDPKDEQIKFGGGYDHCWVINKGADSLAPTATVYEPTSGRVLEAFTTEPGVQFYTGNFLNGSITGKNGVTYGKRSGFCLETEHFPDSPNQPSFPSVVLRPGEVYKTKTVYKFSAK, encoded by the coding sequence ATGCGCCCTATTGCCGTCTCAATAATTTCATTCTGTACACTTGCGTATTTATTCTTATCCTGTGGTGGTTCCCAACAGAAAGCCGAATCCACCTCTGCCGATACTATGAGCACAATTACAAAAACAACGTTCGGGCAATTGCCCGATGGCCAAACGGCCGATCATTTCACCCTTCGTAATCAAAAAGGAACTGAAATTAAGATAACCAATTACGGAGGCATCATCACCCATTGGACTGCTGCCGATAAAAACGGTACGTTTGAAGACATGGTACTGGGCTATGACTCTCTGGGCGGTTATTTGAAAGCCAGTCCTTTTTTTGGAGCCTTGGTGGGCCGTTATGGAAACCGTATCGGCAAAGCCAAATTTACATTGGATGGAAAAACCTATACGTTGGCCGCCAACAACGGTCCCAATAGCCTCCACGGAGGGAAAGTAGGATTTGACAAAGTCATCTGGGAGGCAAAACTGTCGGACGACCAAAAAACACTTATTCTGACGCATACCAGTAAAGATGGTGACGAAGGCTTTCCGGGAACCTTAAAAGCCGAAGTGACCTATCATCTGACGGAAGACAATGCGCTCGAAATTGAATACACCGCTACTACCGATAAACCAACCGTAATAAACCTGACCAATCATACGTATTTTAACCTAACCGGCGGAAAACGCGATGTGTTGGGGCATCAGGTACAATTAAATTCGGATAAATTTATCCCGGTCGATAATACGCTGATCCCGACCGGGCAATTGCAGAGTGTGAAAGGTACACCGTTCGACTTTCTGAAACCGATGGAAATCGGCGCACGCATCGACGACCCGAAAGATGAGCAGATCAAATTTGGCGGGGGCTATGATCATTGCTGGGTCATTAACAAAGGGGCCGATTCCCTTGCCCCGACGGCGACCGTATATGAGCCAACCTCCGGACGGGTGTTGGAAGCGTTTACGACGGAGCCGGGGGTGCAGTTTTATACCGGAAATTTTCTGAATGGCTCAATTACGGGTAAAAATGGCGTAACCTACGGGAAGCGTTCAGGTTTTTGCCTTGAAACGGAGCATTTTCCCGATTCGCCCAATCAGCCGTCTTTTCCAAGCGTGGTTTTACGCCCCGGGGAAGTATATAAAACCAAAACGGTCTATAAGTTTTCCGCTAAATAG
- a CDS encoding DEAD/DEAH box helicase, whose amino-acid sequence MTFDDFDFDEELLDGLHSMGFDQPTPIQAQAIPVILNNKDLIACAQTGTGKTAAYLLPVLNKIIDATPDNRHLNTLILAPTRELAIQIDQQIEGLGYFTGVSSIAIYGGGDGAAWSQQRKALAEGSEVIIATPGRLIALLQMGEINFGNLQHLILDEADRMLDMGFYDDIIRIISYLPNKRQTLLFSATMPPKIRTLANTILNKPEQISIAVAKPAEGILQLAYLVYDEQKIALLKNILKEGEYNSVIIFASTKENVKKLDEELRRNRLIAKAFHSDLDQKEREGILREFKNKALPILIGTDILSRGIDVEGISLVVNYNVPHDPEDYIHRIGRTARAETTGTAITFINDKDQRKFVAIERMIGKEIPKLSLPAALGAGPSYGQTGGGASTTEAKPQRKKKPFRPRGNKPGTPRSKSGN is encoded by the coding sequence TTGACTTTTGACGATTTTGATTTTGACGAAGAACTTTTAGATGGCCTGCATTCCATGGGATTTGATCAGCCGACTCCTATTCAGGCTCAGGCGATTCCGGTCATTTTAAACAATAAAGATTTGATTGCCTGTGCCCAAACGGGAACGGGCAAGACGGCAGCGTATTTGTTGCCCGTATTGAATAAAATCATTGATGCTACTCCTGATAACCGTCACCTCAATACACTTATTCTTGCTCCAACCCGTGAATTGGCTATCCAAATTGATCAGCAGATCGAAGGGTTAGGATATTTTACCGGGGTAAGTTCCATTGCTATTTATGGCGGGGGCGACGGCGCCGCCTGGAGTCAGCAGCGAAAAGCACTGGCCGAAGGCAGTGAGGTCATCATTGCCACGCCGGGGCGGCTGATCGCGCTCCTTCAAATGGGAGAGATCAATTTCGGAAATCTCCAACACCTTATTCTGGACGAAGCGGACCGCATGCTGGACATGGGTTTTTATGATGATATTATTCGTATCATCAGCTATTTGCCCAACAAACGTCAGACCTTGCTCTTTTCGGCCACGATGCCGCCCAAGATCAGGACATTGGCTAACACCATTTTGAATAAACCCGAGCAGATCAGCATCGCAGTAGCCAAACCTGCTGAGGGTATTCTGCAACTTGCTTATCTGGTGTATGATGAACAAAAAATAGCGTTGCTTAAAAATATCCTGAAAGAAGGAGAGTATAACAGCGTCATTATTTTTGCTTCTACCAAAGAAAATGTCAAAAAACTGGACGAAGAGTTACGGCGTAATAGGTTGATTGCTAAGGCATTTCATTCAGACTTGGACCAGAAAGAGCGAGAGGGGATTCTTCGCGAATTTAAAAATAAAGCCCTGCCCATTTTGATCGGAACGGATATCCTTTCGCGGGGAATCGACGTAGAAGGAATCAGTTTGGTAGTCAATTACAATGTTCCCCATGATCCTGAAGACTATATTCACCGAATCGGGCGTACGGCCCGGGCCGAAACCACGGGAACGGCCATCACGTTTATCAACGATAAGGACCAGCGGAAATTTGTGGCGATAGAACGAATGATCGGGAAAGAAATTCCTAAGTTATCGCTTCCTGCCGCGTTGGGTGCCGGTCCAAGTTATGGACAAACCGGCGGTGGAGCCAGTACAACCGAAGCTAAGCCACAACGCAAGAAAAAGCCATTCAGACCTCGTGGAAATAAGCCGGGAACTCCACGCTCCAAAAGCGGGAATTAG